The Synechococcales cyanobacterium CNB genome includes a window with the following:
- a CDS encoding SAM-dependent DNA methyltransferase: MAPLATNLRRDLERAIVEARKAAERGARSALGALTVREAKAGVHLDAAGKALRNRLRAHARQLGDKRSAKGEQATDRLEREIAYEHWHRMLFARFLAENDLLIEPESGVSVSLDDVEELAREQGVKPWPLAASYAQRMLPQIFRADDPVLAIDLPTEAVLKLESLLEDLPREVFISDDALGWTYQFWQAAEKDAVNARVKSGEKITGETLPAVTQLFTEHYMVLFLLHNTIGAWHAGKTMTDALRENAGSEQTLRDAVRLPPVGGYDFEYLRFVREPNEGEEPDQGTGPWRPAAGVYDGWPREAKFLRVLDPCCGSGHFLVAAFDLLVRLRIAEDGLDTEAAIRAVLADNLFGLELDQRCTQIAAFNLALAAWKLAGKPIDLPRLNIACSGLGPQATKEEWLAMAEGAGEDVWAGISATNREFIRNGLLDLHATFSQAPELGSLIDPADRTTDLITADYETLRPFLDRILAAESADDEAHERAVAARGMAAAAEILAGDYTLVVTNVPYLGRKSQSQILQAFASRYFSDAQTDLANVFISRMNAMANSGGTVATVSPQNWLFLSSYTDFRSSSLARYEWCLVGTLGPAAFQEMNWWAANTLLLITSRRKPEVSRGIASVNAGITKQTSEKPQLLRDVAVQQAKQSAIRNGPQSRVVFGLDHNIETLGDYADPLQGVSPADRERFIFQFWEFLRHEEGQRFLQGSFRESGHFEGKQSVIALRALDGDAEALGAALRNRSSWSRPAIIVRHMNHLPATIGVAAVFDTNVVAIVPKSESHIGSLWSFCSDEAFARTVRILDQKTQVTNGTFGVVPFDLDHWQKVAAEKYPDGLPEPQSDDPTQWLFHGRPERAEAHAALQVGVARLVGYRWPAEMDEDMRLAPEARDLVRSCDELLDVADDDGIVCLSPVRGEGSAADRLRRLLAAAYGAGEGGWSNAKERELLHAAAEAFNKGKAAGSLDEWLRERFFAEHCALFHHRPFVWHIWDGRKDGFSALVNYHKLAEAEGHGRKLLESLTYSYLGDWIKRQEAGVKSGEAGAEARLAAAMELKDQLEQILAGEPPYDIFVRWKPLHEQPAGWSPDINDGVRLNIRPFMSATLSKGRTGAGVLRWKPNIKWTKDRGQEPQKLRPREDFPWFWGWDEKKAEHAIDFGSGLKDTAPAGREFDGNRWNDLHYTNAAKQAARERVARKEGATA, translated from the coding sequence ATGGCTCCACTCGCCACCAATCTCAGACGCGATCTCGAACGCGCGATCGTCGAAGCCCGCAAGGCGGCCGAGCGCGGCGCCCGCTCGGCTCTCGGCGCCCTGACCGTCCGCGAGGCGAAGGCGGGCGTCCACCTCGACGCCGCCGGCAAGGCGCTCCGCAACCGCCTCCGCGCCCATGCGCGGCAGCTCGGCGATAAGCGGTCGGCCAAGGGAGAGCAGGCCACCGACCGGCTCGAACGCGAGATCGCCTACGAGCACTGGCACCGCATGCTCTTCGCCCGCTTCCTCGCCGAGAACGACCTGCTGATCGAGCCGGAGTCCGGAGTCTCCGTCAGCCTCGACGATGTCGAGGAGCTCGCCCGCGAGCAGGGCGTCAAGCCGTGGCCGCTCGCCGCGTCATATGCCCAGCGCATGCTGCCGCAGATCTTCCGCGCCGATGATCCGGTGCTCGCGATCGACCTGCCGACCGAGGCCGTGCTGAAGCTCGAGTCCCTGCTCGAGGACTTGCCGCGCGAGGTGTTCATCTCCGACGATGCGCTCGGCTGGACCTACCAGTTCTGGCAAGCGGCCGAGAAGGACGCCGTCAACGCCCGCGTGAAGTCGGGCGAGAAGATCACCGGCGAGACGTTGCCCGCCGTCACGCAGCTCTTCACCGAGCACTACATGGTGCTCTTCCTGCTGCACAACACCATCGGCGCGTGGCACGCGGGGAAGACGATGACCGATGCGCTGAGGGAGAACGCCGGCTCCGAGCAGACGCTCCGCGACGCCGTCCGCCTGCCCCCCGTTGGCGGCTACGACTTCGAGTACCTCCGCTTCGTCCGCGAGCCGAACGAGGGCGAGGAGCCGGACCAGGGCACCGGCCCATGGCGACCCGCCGCCGGCGTGTACGACGGCTGGCCTCGCGAGGCGAAGTTCCTGCGCGTGCTCGACCCCTGCTGCGGCTCGGGGCACTTCCTGGTCGCCGCGTTCGACTTGCTCGTCCGGCTGCGCATCGCCGAGGATGGGCTGGACACCGAGGCCGCCATCCGCGCGGTGCTGGCGGACAACCTCTTCGGCCTCGAGCTCGATCAGCGCTGCACCCAGATCGCGGCGTTCAACCTGGCGCTGGCCGCGTGGAAGCTCGCGGGCAAGCCGATTGACCTCCCGCGCCTCAACATCGCCTGCTCCGGGCTGGGCCCGCAGGCGACCAAGGAAGAGTGGCTGGCGATGGCCGAGGGCGCCGGCGAGGATGTCTGGGCCGGCATCAGCGCGACCAATCGCGAGTTCATCCGCAACGGCCTGCTCGATCTCCACGCCACGTTTAGCCAGGCGCCTGAACTCGGCTCGTTGATCGACCCGGCGGACCGCACGACCGATCTGATCACGGCCGACTACGAGACATTGCGCCCGTTCCTCGATCGCATCCTCGCCGCCGAGTCCGCCGACGACGAGGCCCACGAGCGCGCCGTCGCCGCACGCGGCATGGCCGCCGCGGCGGAGATCCTCGCGGGAGACTACACGCTCGTCGTGACGAATGTGCCCTACCTAGGAAGAAAGAGCCAGTCCCAGATTCTACAAGCGTTTGCGTCGCGCTACTTCAGCGATGCACAAACTGACCTCGCCAATGTATTCATTTCACGCATGAACGCGATGGCTAACTCGGGCGGTACGGTTGCCACAGTGTCACCTCAGAATTGGCTTTTTCTATCAAGCTACACAGACTTTCGAAGCAGTAGTCTCGCTCGGTACGAATGGTGCCTTGTCGGAACACTCGGGCCGGCTGCGTTTCAAGAGATGAATTGGTGGGCGGCAAATACGCTACTCCTCATCACATCGCGTCGCAAGCCTGAAGTATCGCGTGGAATAGCAAGCGTGAACGCTGGGATCACGAAACAGACCAGCGAAAAGCCGCAACTGCTTCGCGACGTGGCGGTTCAGCAGGCAAAACAAAGTGCCATTCGTAATGGGCCGCAGAGCCGAGTCGTGTTCGGTCTAGATCACAATATCGAAACACTTGGAGACTACGCAGATCCATTGCAAGGCGTTTCTCCAGCCGATCGAGAGCGATTCATCTTTCAATTCTGGGAGTTTCTTCGGCACGAAGAAGGGCAACGGTTCCTTCAAGGGTCATTTCGAGAATCCGGCCACTTCGAGGGTAAGCAGTCAGTGATCGCATTGCGCGCGCTTGATGGCGATGCAGAGGCACTGGGTGCCGCGCTGCGGAATAGGTCGTCGTGGTCTCGGCCGGCGATCATCGTTCGACACATGAATCACTTGCCCGCAACCATTGGCGTGGCGGCGGTCTTTGACACCAATGTAGTCGCAATTGTTCCAAAGTCTGAGTCACATATTGGTAGCTTGTGGTCTTTTTGCAGTGACGAGGCCTTTGCACGGACGGTGCGGATTCTTGATCAGAAGACCCAAGTCACTAACGGGACATTCGGTGTAGTCCCATTCGACCTCGACCACTGGCAGAAGGTCGCCGCGGAGAAGTATCCCGACGGCCTGCCCGAGCCACAGTCGGACGACCCAACACAGTGGCTCTTCCACGGTCGTCCGGAGCGGGCCGAGGCGCACGCGGCGCTCCAGGTCGGCGTCGCCCGCCTCGTCGGCTACCGCTGGCCAGCCGAGATGGATGAGGACATGCGCCTCGCCCCCGAGGCTCGCGACCTCGTGCGCAGTTGCGACGAACTGCTCGACGTCGCCGACGACGATGGCATCGTCTGCCTCTCCCCCGTCCGCGGCGAGGGCAGCGCCGCCGACCGCCTCCGCCGCCTCCTCGCCGCGGCGTATGGCGCCGGCGAGGGGGGGTGGAGCAACGCCAAGGAGCGCGAGCTGCTCCACGCCGCGGCCGAAGCGTTCAACAAGGGCAAGGCCGCCGGCTCGCTTGACGAGTGGCTCCGCGAGCGCTTCTTCGCCGAGCACTGCGCCCTCTTCCACCATCGCCCGTTCGTGTGGCACATCTGGGACGGCCGCAAGGACGGGTTCAGCGCGCTGGTGAACTACCACAAGCTGGCGGAGGCCGAGGGCCATGGCCGAAAGCTGCTCGAATCGCTCACGTACTCGTACCTCGGCGACTGGATCAAGCGCCAGGAGGCAGGGGTGAAGTCCGGCGAGGCCGGCGCCGAGGCCAGGCTCGCCGCGGCGATGGAGCTCAAGGATCAGCTCGAGCAGATCCTCGCCGGGGAGCCGCCGTACGACATCTTCGTCCGCTGGAAGCCACTGCACGAGCAGCCAGCCGGGTGGTCGCCGGACATCAACGACGGCGTCCGCCTGAACATCCGCCCGTTCATGAGCGCGACGCTGAGCAAGGGCCGCACCGGCGCGGGCGTGCTGCGCTGGAAGCCGAACATCAAGTGGACCAAGGACCGCGGCCAGGAGCCGCAGAAGCTCCGCCCGCGCGAGGACTTCCCGTGGTTCTGGGGCTGGGACGAGAAGAAGGCCGAGCACGCGATCGACTTCGGCTCGGGCCTCAAGGACACCGCGCCCGCCGGGCGCGAGTTCGACGGGAACCGCTGGAACGACCTGCACTACACGAACGCCGCGAAGCAGGCGGCGCGGGAGCGGGTTGCTAGGAAGGAAGGGGCCACCGCATGA
- the pglZ gene encoding BREX-1 system phosphatase PglZ type B, with product MPATSTSPGSLLEAIIASLADAARHQPGVEEAPAAILWTDAKGEWRPLLPVLRERLPQLLTLGEYDPKTRTGPAIWIRCAIARTLDDLDMPADEIPIVYMPDVTRQALRAGDECPRELQPLVELQYRGVVWTQRSGRDWTVEAFLVSDEGVGLDVAKDAATKRSIMASLPILADTPLSRLSGRLEAEDFDRLMVGDQPRDLLRWMSDPGGARETYMGEGKWHAFCNRCREDYGFDPEADGELTAGERLGLHEDAAWTSLWRRFCESPAAYPGIPDLLTRSKPVGTLAFVRESWPDENREAETRLRDVLVALDGAEASVARARIDELEQEHAPRRRWVWSRLGLAPLALALEHLARLAERTASHVGGESPEEMAALYAEGGFLADDAAIRSLAAVRSAADAKAVSAAVRAVYLPWLEAAAERLQRLSAGSPLPYAGQQPLVTCDAETCILFADGLRFDLAQRVVAACEERSLQVRQHRRWAALPSVTATAKPAVSPVADRIRGVDLPETFAPDIDATGQSLTAPRFRRLLEEAGYQVISAGECGDPGKKSARGWAEFGQIDRRGHDLKAALAGQLEDELDRLTERIVELIDAGWRAVRVVTDHGWLLVPGGLPRHDLPRYLVECKWSRCAAIKGASKVSVPTAGWHWNHTAEFALAPGACCFSAGHEYAHGGVSLQECLVADLLVQPGADTSGGTASIVDAQWLGLRCRLTVEPANTTWSVDIRTKPASPSSSVAVSAKRLDEGGRAGLVVEDEDLAGAAAVLVVLDPEGRVLTKQPTTVGGGD from the coding sequence ATGCCGGCTACCTCCACTTCTCCCGGTTCACTTCTCGAAGCGATCATCGCCTCGCTCGCCGACGCAGCGCGTCATCAGCCGGGAGTCGAGGAGGCGCCGGCGGCAATCCTGTGGACAGATGCGAAGGGCGAGTGGCGTCCGCTGCTGCCGGTGCTGCGCGAACGTTTGCCGCAGTTGCTTACGCTCGGCGAGTACGATCCCAAGACGCGGACCGGACCGGCCATCTGGATCCGTTGTGCGATTGCGCGGACGCTGGATGACCTCGACATGCCCGCGGACGAGATCCCCATCGTCTACATGCCAGATGTGACGCGCCAGGCCCTTCGCGCCGGCGACGAGTGCCCCCGCGAGCTCCAGCCCCTCGTCGAACTCCAGTACCGCGGCGTCGTCTGGACACAGCGCAGCGGACGGGACTGGACCGTCGAGGCGTTCCTTGTCTCTGATGAGGGTGTCGGGCTCGACGTGGCCAAAGACGCGGCTACGAAGCGATCGATCATGGCGTCGCTGCCGATCCTGGCTGATACGCCGTTGAGCCGGCTGAGCGGTCGGCTCGAGGCCGAGGACTTCGACCGGCTCATGGTCGGCGACCAGCCGCGCGATCTGCTCCGCTGGATGAGCGACCCGGGCGGCGCTCGCGAGACCTACATGGGCGAAGGCAAGTGGCACGCCTTCTGCAACCGGTGCCGCGAGGACTATGGGTTCGACCCGGAAGCTGATGGCGAGTTGACCGCAGGCGAGCGTCTCGGCCTGCATGAGGACGCGGCCTGGACATCGCTGTGGCGTCGCTTCTGCGAGTCGCCGGCCGCCTATCCGGGCATTCCGGATCTGCTCACGCGGTCGAAGCCCGTGGGCACCCTCGCGTTCGTCAGAGAATCATGGCCCGACGAAAACCGGGAGGCCGAGACGCGGCTCCGGGACGTGCTCGTGGCGCTCGACGGCGCCGAGGCCAGCGTCGCACGAGCTCGAATCGATGAGCTCGAGCAGGAGCACGCCCCTCGCCGGCGATGGGTGTGGTCGCGATTGGGGTTGGCGCCGCTCGCGCTCGCGCTCGAGCACCTCGCCCGGCTTGCGGAGCGCACGGCGTCCCACGTCGGAGGCGAGTCTCCGGAGGAGATGGCCGCGCTCTACGCCGAGGGTGGATTTCTGGCGGACGACGCCGCGATTCGTTCGCTTGCCGCTGTCCGCTCGGCGGCGGACGCCAAGGCGGTCAGCGCTGCCGTTCGCGCGGTGTACCTGCCGTGGCTGGAAGCGGCGGCGGAGCGCCTCCAGAGGCTGTCGGCTGGCAGTCCACTGCCCTATGCCGGCCAGCAACCGCTGGTGACATGTGACGCCGAGACGTGCATCCTGTTTGCCGATGGACTGCGATTCGACCTTGCGCAGCGGGTCGTCGCAGCGTGCGAGGAACGATCCCTCCAGGTCCGTCAGCATCGGCGATGGGCCGCCCTCCCCTCTGTCACGGCTACCGCGAAGCCGGCCGTCTCGCCGGTGGCGGACCGGATCCGCGGCGTGGATCTCCCAGAGACGTTCGCGCCGGACATCGACGCGACCGGGCAGTCTCTGACGGCGCCACGATTCCGCAGGCTCCTGGAAGAGGCTGGGTATCAAGTCATTTCGGCCGGTGAGTGCGGAGACCCTGGCAAGAAGAGCGCCCGCGGCTGGGCGGAGTTCGGACAGATCGACAGGCGCGGCCACGACCTAAAGGCGGCCCTCGCCGGCCAGCTCGAAGACGAACTCGACCGCCTGACGGAGCGCATCGTCGAGCTCATCGACGCCGGCTGGCGCGCTGTCCGCGTCGTCACGGATCATGGATGGCTGCTCGTTCCTGGCGGACTGCCGCGGCACGACCTTCCTCGCTACCTCGTCGAGTGCAAGTGGTCGCGATGCGCGGCGATCAAGGGCGCCTCGAAGGTGAGCGTCCCAACGGCGGGATGGCACTGGAACCACACCGCGGAGTTCGCGCTCGCTCCGGGTGCCTGCTGCTTCTCTGCTGGTCACGAGTACGCGCATGGCGGTGTCAGCCTCCAGGAATGCCTAGTGGCCGATCTACTCGTGCAGCCCGGAGCAGACACGAGCGGCGGAACGGCATCCATCGTCGATGCGCAGTGGCTCGGCCTGCGCTGCCGACTGACCGTCGAGCCGGCAAATACGACCTGGTCAGTTGACATACGCACGAAGCCGGCGTCGCCCTCGTCGTCCGTCGCCGTCAGCGCGAAGCGCCTTGACGAAGGCGGACGAGCCGGGCTAGTTGTTGAGGACGAGGATCTGGCCGGCGCCGCCGCGGTGCTTGTCGTCCTCGATCCTGAGGGCAGAGTCCTGACCAAGCAGCCGACGACAGTCGGAGGCGGGGACTGA
- the brxL gene encoding BREX system Lon protease-like protein BrxL: MTTTTTVAMDALDRLAASVFDGYLVRKDLVRRYARQYPVPTYVVEFLLGRYCATVDEREIAEGLEIVERQLQDRTVKTGQEEVFKHKARDKGSVKLIDIVRAKLDTRNDCYVAELPSLALKDVQISDALVNEHERMLTDGFYAEVTLEYDAVVAQEKNGRPFRVAALRPIQMSKSDVLDVLIEGRRAFSTAEWRDFLIRSIGLEPSALSERAKLVAMLRMVTFVERNYNLVELGPRGTGKSHLFQQISPYSHLISGGKATVAKMFVNNASGQRGLVCQYDVVCFDEISGVSFDQKDGVNIMKGYMASGEFSRGKESIRAEGGIVMVGNFDVDVEQQQRIGHLLSTLPAEMRDDTAFHDRIHAYVPGWDFPKLKGSDHLTDHFGLVSDFLSECWTRLRPTSRISVLQNRVFFGGALSGRDIEAVNKTISGMVKLLFPDPAQPIPNEELEPIIRLALEARRRVKEQQKRCLKSEFRNTHFSYTLGVDGVEQFVSTPELHSDEAIDGDPLPPGQVWAVSPGGPDAGPSLYRIEVSVGPGSGVKILNTPAPPGFRESVKFGEQNLYTQSKVLIGDRDPRHHEFSIQMRAMDNDRSGVGLGLPVLVALAGALMERSTKGGLIVVGSLNLGGSVEMIPNAVAIAEVAIEKQASTLLMPVSARRQLNDLPDDLWTRINIEFYADVADAFFKSVLD; this comes from the coding sequence ATGACTACGACGACGACCGTTGCGATGGATGCGCTGGACAGGCTCGCGGCCTCGGTCTTCGACGGATATCTCGTCCGGAAGGACCTTGTGCGCAGGTACGCGCGCCAGTATCCGGTGCCGACCTACGTCGTTGAGTTCCTGCTCGGGCGCTACTGCGCAACCGTCGATGAGCGGGAGATCGCCGAGGGGCTTGAGATCGTCGAACGGCAGCTTCAAGATCGTACGGTCAAGACCGGACAGGAGGAGGTGTTCAAGCACAAGGCGCGCGACAAGGGCTCTGTCAAGCTCATCGACATTGTCAGGGCGAAGCTCGACACACGCAACGACTGCTACGTGGCCGAGCTCCCCAGCCTGGCCCTGAAGGACGTGCAGATCTCCGACGCGCTGGTCAACGAGCATGAGCGAATGCTCACAGATGGCTTTTACGCCGAAGTGACCCTTGAGTATGACGCAGTGGTCGCGCAGGAGAAGAACGGCCGCCCCTTCCGCGTCGCCGCGTTGCGCCCGATCCAGATGTCAAAATCTGATGTGCTGGATGTCCTGATCGAGGGCCGCCGCGCGTTCTCTACGGCCGAATGGCGCGACTTCCTGATCCGTTCGATCGGCCTTGAGCCCTCAGCACTTTCGGAACGAGCCAAGCTCGTGGCGATGCTCCGCATGGTGACCTTTGTCGAGCGCAACTACAACCTCGTCGAACTTGGCCCGCGCGGCACCGGCAAGAGCCACCTGTTCCAGCAGATCTCGCCATACTCGCATCTGATCTCCGGCGGCAAAGCCACGGTCGCGAAGATGTTCGTCAACAACGCCAGCGGACAGCGGGGGCTGGTGTGCCAGTACGACGTCGTCTGCTTCGACGAGATCTCCGGCGTCTCATTCGACCAGAAAGACGGCGTGAACATCATGAAGGGCTACATGGCATCCGGCGAGTTCAGCCGCGGAAAGGAGAGCATTCGAGCCGAAGGTGGCATTGTGATGGTGGGGAACTTCGACGTTGACGTGGAGCAGCAGCAGCGGATCGGGCACCTGCTGAGCACGTTGCCCGCGGAGATGCGCGATGATACGGCTTTCCACGATCGTATTCACGCCTACGTGCCCGGCTGGGACTTCCCCAAGCTCAAGGGGTCGGATCATCTCACCGATCACTTCGGCCTAGTCAGCGACTTCCTCAGCGAATGCTGGACGAGGCTGCGGCCGACCAGCAGGATCTCGGTCCTCCAGAACCGCGTGTTCTTCGGCGGCGCCCTGAGCGGACGCGACATCGAAGCGGTGAACAAGACCATCAGCGGCATGGTGAAGCTGCTCTTCCCCGACCCGGCTCAACCGATCCCGAACGAGGAACTCGAACCCATCATCCGTCTCGCGCTCGAAGCTCGTCGGCGAGTGAAGGAACAGCAGAAGCGATGCCTGAAAAGCGAGTTCCGCAACACGCACTTCAGCTACACACTCGGAGTGGATGGAGTTGAGCAGTTTGTTTCAACACCAGAGCTCCACAGTGACGAGGCGATCGATGGGGACCCGCTGCCGCCGGGCCAGGTATGGGCGGTCAGCCCGGGAGGACCGGACGCCGGGCCGAGCCTCTATCGCATCGAGGTATCTGTGGGCCCGGGCAGCGGCGTCAAGATCCTGAATACGCCGGCACCGCCTGGGTTCCGAGAGAGCGTCAAGTTCGGCGAACAGAACCTCTACACACAGAGCAAGGTGCTGATCGGTGACCGCGACCCGCGGCACCACGAGTTCTCGATCCAGATGCGGGCCATGGACAACGACCGATCTGGCGTGGGGCTCGGGCTACCCGTGTTGGTCGCGCTGGCCGGGGCCCTCATGGAGCGCAGCACGAAGGGCGGCCTAATCGTCGTCGGATCTTTGAACCTAGGGGGATCGGTGGAGATGATCCCGAACGCTGTCGCGATTGCCGAGGTCGCGATTGAGAAGCAGGCGAGCACCTTGCTGATGCCCGTGTCGGCTCGCCGCCAACTCAACGATCTGCCGGATGACCTTTGGACGAGGATCAACATCGAGTTCTACGCGGACGTCGCCGACGCGTTCTTCAAGTCCGTCCTCGACTGA
- a CDS encoding phage integrase family protein, with translation MTPARGTGVLRPAPRARLPRRDAMPTAAPRPARPCARRRFPPEVLTDAEVRALMDACGRGRPTFHRNRALIAVLYRGGLRVSEALALYPKDLDPASGAVRVLKGKGGRARTIGLDPGAFAVLGLWLDARARLGLSGRSPVFCTARGEPVTSSYVRRLLASLGARAGIEKRVHAHGLRHTHAAELRAEGVDIGIISKQLGHRSIATTARYLDHIAPWAVVEVIRGRAW, from the coding sequence ATGACGCCCGCCCGAGGTACCGGTGTCCTCCGGCCCGCCCCCCGAGCGCGGCTGCCAAGGAGAGACGCCATGCCCACCGCGGCCCCCCGGCCCGCACGGCCCTGCGCCCGACGCCGCTTCCCGCCCGAGGTTCTGACCGACGCCGAGGTGCGGGCCCTCATGGACGCCTGCGGCCGGGGCCGCCCGACGTTCCACCGCAACCGCGCCCTCATCGCCGTCCTCTACCGCGGCGGCCTGCGCGTCTCCGAGGCCCTCGCCCTCTACCCCAAGGACCTCGACCCCGCGTCGGGGGCCGTGCGCGTCCTCAAGGGTAAGGGCGGCCGCGCCCGCACCATCGGCCTCGACCCCGGCGCCTTCGCCGTGCTGGGCCTCTGGCTCGACGCCCGGGCGCGGCTGGGCCTCAGCGGCCGCTCGCCCGTCTTCTGCACCGCCCGCGGCGAGCCGGTCACGTCGTCCTACGTGCGCCGGCTGCTGGCCAGCCTCGGCGCGCGGGCCGGGATCGAGAAGCGGGTCCACGCGCACGGCCTGCGGCACACCCACGCGGCCGAGCTGCGGGCCGAGGGCGTGGACATCGGGATCATCTCGAAGCAGCTGGGGCACCGGTCCATCGCCACGACGGCACGCTACCTCGACCACATCGCGCCGTGGGCGGTGGTGGAGGTGATCAGGGGGAGGGCGTGGTGA
- a CDS encoding chromosome partitioning protein ParB — translation MNVALRPIEEIRPYEGNPRRNDPAVGAVARSIREFGFRQPIVVDERGVIIVGHTRWKAARELGLESVPVHVAEGLTPDQARAYRIADNSTASLSAWDVELLPVEIGALRDAGLDLTILGFDDDELARLMAPPGNPGLADPDDVPEPPENPVTRPGDLWVLGEHRLLCADSASAPDVDRLLDGRRVHLVNMDPPYNVRVEPRSNNAIAAGVTSFSRREDLQCEKSTTERGKKDRQRLARKSAASHHQGFDLARHPEKAKGTTRKMRAKDRPLVNDFVSDEEFGRLLLAWFGNAARALEPGRGFYIWGGYANVANYPPALKASGLYFSQTIIWDKQHPVLTRKDFMGAHEWCFYGWKEGAAHVFLGPNNVPDLWHVKKVNPQSMVHLTEKPVELAARAMAYSSRPGENVLDLFGGSGSTLIAAEQQGRRAYLMEIDPAYADVILRRWSQFVDRQPVLDGTGKTFAEIEEVRRA, via the coding sequence ATGAACGTCGCGCTCCGCCCGATCGAGGAGATCAGGCCCTACGAGGGCAACCCGCGCCGCAACGACCCGGCGGTGGGCGCGGTGGCCCGGTCCATCCGCGAGTTCGGCTTCCGCCAGCCGATCGTCGTGGACGAGCGCGGCGTGATCATCGTCGGCCACACGCGCTGGAAGGCGGCGCGCGAGCTGGGCCTGGAGAGCGTCCCCGTCCACGTCGCCGAGGGCCTGACGCCCGACCAGGCGCGGGCCTACCGCATCGCCGACAATTCGACCGCCTCTCTCTCGGCCTGGGACGTCGAGCTGCTGCCGGTCGAGATCGGCGCGCTGCGCGACGCCGGGCTGGACTTGACGATCCTCGGGTTCGACGACGACGAGCTGGCGCGGCTCATGGCTCCGCCGGGCAACCCCGGCCTGGCCGACCCGGACGACGTGCCCGAGCCGCCGGAGAACCCGGTGACGAGGCCCGGCGACCTGTGGGTGCTGGGCGAGCACCGGCTGCTGTGCGCCGACAGCGCGAGCGCCCCCGACGTGGACCGGCTGCTGGACGGGCGGCGCGTGCATCTGGTGAACATGGACCCGCCGTACAACGTGCGCGTCGAGCCGCGCTCGAACAACGCGATCGCGGCGGGCGTGACGTCCTTCTCGCGGCGCGAGGACCTCCAGTGCGAGAAGTCCACGACCGAGCGCGGCAAGAAGGACCGGCAGCGGTTGGCCCGGAAGTCCGCTGCGTCGCACCACCAGGGGTTCGACCTCGCGCGCCACCCCGAGAAGGCGAAGGGCACGACGAGAAAGATGCGGGCCAAGGACCGGCCGCTGGTGAACGACTTCGTCTCCGACGAGGAGTTCGGCCGCCTGCTTCTCGCGTGGTTCGGGAACGCGGCCCGGGCGCTGGAGCCGGGGCGCGGGTTCTACATCTGGGGCGGGTACGCCAACGTCGCCAACTACCCGCCCGCGCTGAAGGCCTCGGGCCTCTACTTCTCGCAGACGATCATCTGGGACAAGCAGCACCCGGTGCTGACGCGCAAGGACTTCATGGGCGCGCACGAGTGGTGTTTCTATGGATGGAAGGAGGGCGCCGCGCACGTCTTCCTCGGGCCGAACAATGTGCCCGACCTGTGGCACGTGAAGAAGGTCAACCCGCAGAGCATGGTGCACCTGACCGAGAAGCCCGTCGAGCTGGCGGCGCGCGCGATGGCCTACTCGTCGAGGCCGGGGGAGAACGTGCTGGACCTCTTCGGCGGGTCTGGTTCGACGCTGATCGCGGCCGAGCAGCAGGGGCGGCGGGCGTACCTGATGGAGATCGACCCGGCGTATGCAGATGTCATCCTGCGGCGCTGGTCCCAGTTCGTCGATCGCCAGCCGGTCCTCGACGGGACCGGAAAGACGTTCGCGGAGATCGAGGAGGTACGGCGTGCATAG